In Nitrospirota bacterium, the following are encoded in one genomic region:
- a CDS encoding DUF3368 domain-containing protein — protein MRVVSDSDVLIHLLKLEKLSLLRSLYREVAIPEYIKSEILIKEDFELQKALNSFLKVFVISKDKARDIAKRHHIHAGEAHVKALGEELKATLFLSNEKKVRKAAKEEGFAVAGTIGIILKAVKDRIIDKTEAKSLFEKMKAKNFRIHPDILQKAINTVEEI, from the coding sequence ATGCGCGTAGTTAGCGACTCCGATGTTTTGATCCACCTTTTAAAACTCGAAAAACTCTCTCTCCTTCGATCTCTTTACAGAGAAGTTGCTATCCCCGAATATATAAAATCTGAAATCCTTATCAAAGAGGATTTCGAACTGCAAAAAGCTTTGAATTCTTTTCTCAAAGTATTTGTAATCTCAAAGGACAAGGCGCGTGATATTGCAAAAAGGCACCATATCCATGCCGGAGAAGCCCATGTAAAAGCTCTCGGAGAGGAGTTGAAGGCAACTTTATTTCTATCCAATGAGAAAAAGGTAAGAAAAGCTGCAAAAGAAGAAGGATTTGCTGTTGCCGGTACAATAGGTATTATTTTAAAGGCAGTGAAGGACAGAATAATAGATAAGACGGAGGCAAAATCTCTGTTTGAAAAAATGAAGGCTAAGAACTTCAGGATTCATCCTGATATTTTGCAGAAAGCGATTAATACGGTTGAAGAAATATAA
- a CDS encoding UPF0175 family protein: MEISVKIPEKITEHMKEPYDRFVSETLVVELYREGSFTLRQAAEALGIGLKEMLSILTKRKTYINYGTEELDEDISYARS; encoded by the coding sequence ATGGAAATATCGGTCAAGATACCAGAAAAAATAACCGAGCATATGAAGGAGCCTTATGACAGGTTTGTCAGTGAAACCCTTGTGGTTGAGCTATACAGGGAGGGTTCATTTACCCTCAGGCAGGCGGCTGAGGCGTTGGGTATCGGGCTAAAGGAGATGCTCTCTATCCTGACAAAGAGGAAGACATACATAAACTACGGCACGGAAGAGCTTGACGAAGATATATCCTATGCGCGTAGTTAG
- a CDS encoding histidinol-phosphate transaminase → MIKAPEHISALRPYIPGKPIEELERELGIKNSIKLASNENPIGPSPAAVRAITAGFKKTLNRYPDGNGYYLKNTLAEKLSVKPEEIIIGNGSNELLDIAVRTFLAPGDEAVMAHPSFVVYSMAVQAAGGKAIHVPLRDYKHDLDAMLSAVTPKTKMLFIANPNNPTGTMNTKEEFDRLMSKIRDGILVVVDEAYYEYVTDTGYADSFKYFRDSRDILILRTFSKIYGLAGLRIGYGIAPQEIITEMNKVRAPFNTNSIAQKAAIEALKDKGHIKKSKGINDKGKKYLYKELSSLGIRPVPTEANFIYMPVADSMNIYKKLLHAGVIVRPMGPDAIRVTIGLPEENKRFINALKKLKVES, encoded by the coding sequence GTGATAAAGGCTCCGGAACATATCAGTGCGCTCAGGCCCTACATCCCCGGCAAACCCATAGAAGAACTTGAAAGGGAACTTGGGATAAAAAACTCCATAAAGCTTGCCTCAAATGAAAACCCTATAGGCCCTTCTCCCGCGGCTGTCAGGGCCATAACAGCAGGGTTTAAAAAAACACTGAACAGATACCCTGATGGAAACGGGTATTATCTCAAAAATACACTGGCAGAAAAACTCTCTGTTAAACCTGAAGAGATTATAATCGGAAACGGCTCAAATGAACTTCTTGACATAGCGGTAAGGACCTTCTTAGCTCCGGGTGATGAGGCTGTTATGGCACACCCTTCTTTTGTTGTTTACTCTATGGCCGTTCAGGCAGCAGGCGGAAAGGCAATTCACGTGCCGCTCAGGGATTACAAGCATGACCTGGACGCAATGTTGAGCGCTGTAACGCCAAAGACAAAGATGTTGTTTATAGCAAATCCGAATAATCCGACAGGCACAATGAATACAAAGGAAGAATTTGACAGGTTGATGAGCAAAATCAGGGACGGCATACTTGTAGTTGTTGATGAGGCATACTATGAATATGTTACAGATACCGGATACGCCGACAGCTTTAAATACTTCAGGGACAGCAGGGATATATTAATTCTTAGGACCTTCTCCAAGATTTACGGACTTGCGGGACTCAGGATCGGCTATGGCATTGCACCTCAGGAAATAATTACTGAAATGAACAAGGTGCGCGCGCCGTTCAACACAAACTCTATTGCGCAGAAAGCCGCAATAGAGGCCTTAAAGGACAAAGGCCATATCAAAAAATCAAAAGGAATAAACGACAAAGGCAAAAAATATCTCTACAAAGAACTTTCTTCACTCGGAATAAGGCCTGTGCCCACAGAGGCAAATTTCATCTACATGCCTGTTGCCGATTCAATGAATATTTATAAAAAACTTCTTCATGCCGGAGTTATTGTCAGGCCCATGGGGCCTGATGCAATACGGGTGACCATTGGTCTGCCTGAGGAAAATAAAAGATTTATAAACGCATTAAAGAAGTTAAAAGTTGAGAGTTAA
- the aroF gene encoding 3-deoxy-7-phosphoheptulonate synthase, with amino-acid sequence MDIIVLNRKATEKNIDHLLKKLEGKGLKATISRGTEKTVIGVIGDTSRITEEEENAVRVMKGVEDVVRILKPYKLASRDFKAQNTIIKVKGKVIGGKKIPVIAGPCAVENRTIMINIAEKVKAAGASFIRGGAYKPRTSPYSFQGLGEEGLQYLAEASRKTGLPVVTEIMDPRDLDTILQYTDIIQIGARNMQNFRLLLEVGMCNKPVLLKRGLSATIQEWLMAAEYVMSKGNQEVILCERGIRTFETATRNTLDLSAVPVLKQKTHLPVVVDPSHGVGKWDLVAPMAKAAVAVGADGLLIEVHTNPENAMSDGEQSLKPDAFKKLMSELKLIARAVGREI; translated from the coding sequence ATGGACATAATAGTTTTAAACCGGAAGGCTACTGAAAAAAACATCGACCACCTGCTCAAAAAACTTGAAGGCAAAGGGCTGAAGGCAACTATCTCACGAGGCACCGAAAAAACAGTTATAGGCGTCATAGGCGATACATCACGGATAACAGAGGAAGAAGAGAATGCTGTTCGGGTTATGAAAGGTGTTGAGGATGTGGTGAGAATCCTCAAGCCGTATAAACTTGCAAGCAGGGATTTCAAGGCCCAGAACACGATAATAAAAGTCAAAGGGAAAGTTATCGGAGGCAAAAAAATACCTGTTATTGCAGGGCCGTGTGCTGTTGAAAACAGAACTATAATGATAAACATAGCCGAGAAGGTTAAAGCAGCAGGGGCGTCGTTTATAAGAGGAGGCGCTTATAAACCAAGGACCTCGCCTTATTCATTTCAGGGCCTTGGAGAGGAAGGGCTTCAGTACCTTGCCGAGGCGAGCAGGAAAACAGGGCTCCCCGTTGTCACAGAGATAATGGATCCGAGAGATCTGGATACAATACTTCAATATACAGACATAATTCAGATAGGGGCAAGGAATATGCAGAATTTCAGGCTGCTCCTTGAGGTCGGGATGTGCAATAAACCGGTTCTTCTCAAGAGAGGGCTTTCAGCCACAATCCAGGAATGGCTTATGGCAGCAGAGTATGTAATGTCAAAAGGCAATCAGGAGGTTATCCTCTGCGAAAGAGGCATAAGGACCTTTGAGACAGCAACAAGGAACACCCTTGACCTCAGCGCTGTGCCTGTGCTGAAACAAAAAACGCATCTGCCTGTTGTAGTGGACCCGAGCCACGGCGTCGGCAAATGGGATCTGGTTGCTCCTATGGCAAAGGCTGCTGTTGCAGTCGGCGCAGACGGCCTTCTCATAGAAGTGCATACGAACCCTGAAAATGCAATGTCAGACGGAGAGCAGTCCTTAAAACCCGATGCATTCAAAAAATTGATGTCTGAATTAAAACTGATAGCAAGGGCTGTTGGACGAGAGATATAG
- the pheA gene encoding prephenate dehydratase → MGEIEKLRNEIDAVDEETLKLLNKRSRIVLDIANIKRNTKSKFYSPERERQILERLTSLNKGPFPNDALKSIYREILSASLSLEELLKIAYFGPVATFTHLAALRHFGSSADFVPVESIKNVFEAVDSGKAEFGVVPIENSTEGVVSYTLDMFIDYDLMITAEVMLEISHNLLSLTGSKKDIKKIYSHPQPTAQCRCWLERNLPNVEIVEATSTAKAAELASKDQSSAAIASELAAKIYSLNFVERNIEDNKHNYTRFLIISKNIAPKTGKDKTSIMFSIKDKPGALYDILQPIKKAKINLTKLESRPSRRKAWEYIFFVDMEGHIEDKKVKKAIENIKDGCLYLKFLGSYPHGGQ, encoded by the coding sequence ATGGGAGAGATTGAAAAGCTAAGAAATGAGATTGACGCTGTTGACGAAGAGACACTTAAACTTCTCAATAAACGGTCGCGGATTGTCCTTGACATTGCAAATATAAAACGCAACACCAAGTCAAAGTTTTACTCGCCTGAACGCGAGCGGCAGATACTTGAAAGACTGACATCCCTGAATAAAGGGCCTTTCCCCAATGATGCGCTGAAGTCAATTTACAGGGAGATACTCTCAGCCTCTTTATCGCTTGAAGAACTTCTAAAGATAGCTTATTTTGGCCCGGTTGCCACATTCACACACCTTGCAGCGTTAAGGCATTTCGGCTCTTCAGCCGACTTTGTGCCTGTTGAGAGCATAAAAAACGTATTTGAAGCGGTTGATTCAGGGAAAGCAGAATTCGGAGTTGTGCCCATAGAAAACTCCACGGAAGGAGTGGTGAGTTACACCCTTGATATGTTCATAGATTATGACCTCATGATAACAGCCGAGGTTATGCTTGAGATATCGCATAATCTGCTTTCTTTGACAGGCAGCAAAAAAGACATTAAAAAAATATATTCGCACCCGCAGCCGACAGCGCAGTGCAGGTGCTGGCTTGAAAGAAATCTTCCGAATGTAGAGATAGTTGAAGCTACAAGCACAGCCAAAGCCGCAGAGCTTGCATCGAAAGACCAGTCATCGGCCGCAATTGCAAGCGAACTTGCCGCAAAGATATACAGCCTTAATTTTGTGGAGCGAAATATAGAAGACAATAAGCACAACTACACACGGTTCCTTATAATCTCGAAAAACATCGCCCCGAAAACAGGAAAAGACAAGACATCAATTATGTTCTCCATTAAGGATAAGCCGGGCGCCCTTTATGATATCCTTCAACCAATTAAGAAGGCGAAGATAAATCTTACGAAACTTGAATCCAGGCCTTCCAGAAGAAAGGCATGGGAATACATATTTTTTGTGGATATGGAAGGACATATAGAAGACAAAAAAGTCAAAAAAGCCATAGAGAATATAAAAGATGGATGTCTCTATCTTAAATTCCTCGGCTCTTATCCGCATGGTGGCCAGTAG
- a CDS encoding four helix bundle protein: MARSFEEIDVWKKARELVNFIYRLTKNKEFSKDFSLTDQIRRAAVSVMSNIAEGFERGSNTEFIQFLYIAKGSAGEVRTQLYASLDQGYITKEEFQEGRDLCIDISGQLSGLIQYLKGSRLKGEKFRTEHKSFRDEAAEVVREFYERK; the protein is encoded by the coding sequence ATGGCGAGGTCTTTTGAGGAGATTGATGTATGGAAGAAGGCAAGAGAGTTGGTTAATTTCATCTATCGCCTCACTAAGAATAAAGAATTCTCAAAAGATTTCAGCCTTACAGACCAAATCAGAAGAGCGGCTGTTTCCGTCATGTCGAACATCGCGGAAGGTTTTGAGAGGGGCTCAAATACTGAATTTATCCAATTCCTTTATATCGCCAAAGGTTCTGCAGGAGAAGTCAGGACACAGCTGTATGCTTCTCTTGATCAAGGCTACATAACAAAAGAGGAATTTCAAGAAGGGAGAGACCTCTGCATTGATATTTCCGGCCAGCTTTCGGGGTTAATTCAATATCTGAAAGGCTCAAGGCTTAAAGGCGAGAAATTCAGGACAGAGCATAAGAGTTTTCGTGACGAAGCAGCGGAAGTTGTGCGTGAATTCTACGAAAGGAAATAA
- a CDS encoding Eco57I restriction-modification methylase domain-containing protein translates to MADINSFREKLQSLIAKFEKDKAHYVSKGYPEAQVRLDFLNPFFKALGWDIENKAQKPPHERDVIVELSPETTGRPDYNFRINGATKFFVEAKAPSVALDDINHILQAKSYAWSTKEVYFVVLTDFEEFRLYDASLKPNPKFPDEGLILGLKHTDYLNNIEKLWELSKERIEQGSLEALLPKDTKSKRLRIPPDKSFLEDLTEWRTELAKDLHKRNPEFDVKLLNDVVQKLLDRIIFIRIAEDRRIRPDKELMEIVALWKEEGKRKSIMSHLLDLFHEVNDDLNGDIFKPHACERADVDSNLIAEIIENLYFPKSRYRFDAIGVELLGSIYERYLGSTIRVTPQRVKVEEKPEVRKAGGVYYTPKYIVDYIVKNTVGKLIEGKTPKQIEKIKILDPACGSGSFLLGAYQYLLDYHLEYYRKHTKEAQTQFFDFYHKVGPEDLALPLRTKAMILRNNIFGVDIDPQAVEITMMSLYLKALEGERGMLPKKQHLLPPLSNNIKCGNSLIGYDILDQGNLFDDETKSRINPFDWNSKSVGFGEIMESGGFDVIIGNPPYVRIQAMKEWAPDEVAHYKQHYVSASKGNYDIYVIFVEKGLSLLNPKGRFGFILPHKFFQTQYGEPLRGIISKGKHLSEVVHFGDQQVFEGATTYTCLLLLDKSPTKKLNFVKVQDLSLWRVTGQAIRGTIPSADIGASEWNLAIGDAATIFNRLKKMPVKLKDIADIFVGLQTDADDVYILEERQRKDGQVLCYSKATGQTHWLEDNHLKMFVKGSLNVRRYELVNVNKRLIFPYKIVDGKSQLIDAVQYGKDFPLTWQYLVDNKPLLIRRNKGKIQRTEWYGYVYKKNHTRLATPKLLVPSIGTGSCFAADISGEYYFVGSGGGGGGGYGISLAATQNISYSYLLGLLNSALLSNYLKSISTTFRGGYIALNRQYIEHLPIRTIDFNNLTEKAIHDKLVSLVDRMLDLHKKKNALPPSSEREKIEREIAITDEKIDDIVYGLYGVTEEGKRIIQDSRLKIQN, encoded by the coding sequence ATGGCAGACATTAATTCTTTTAGAGAAAAACTCCAGTCCTTGATCGCAAAGTTCGAGAAGGACAAAGCCCACTATGTCTCGAAAGGCTACCCCGAAGCTCAAGTAAGGCTGGATTTCCTTAATCCATTTTTCAAAGCCCTCGGCTGGGACATAGAAAACAAGGCGCAGAAGCCTCCGCATGAAAGGGATGTTATAGTTGAGCTTTCTCCTGAAACAACAGGAAGGCCGGATTATAATTTCAGGATTAACGGGGCAACAAAATTTTTTGTCGAGGCAAAGGCCCCGTCTGTGGCCCTTGATGACATAAACCACATACTTCAGGCAAAGAGCTATGCGTGGTCCACAAAAGAGGTCTATTTCGTAGTCCTCACTGATTTTGAAGAGTTCAGGCTTTATGACGCATCTTTAAAGCCAAATCCGAAATTCCCTGATGAAGGATTAATCCTCGGCCTCAAACATACTGATTACCTCAATAACATAGAAAAACTTTGGGAGCTTTCAAAAGAGCGCATTGAACAGGGTTCTTTGGAAGCCCTATTGCCAAAAGACACAAAGAGCAAGAGGCTCAGGATTCCGCCTGACAAATCATTCCTTGAAGATTTAACAGAATGGAGGACAGAACTCGCAAAGGACCTTCATAAGAGGAATCCAGAATTCGATGTGAAGTTATTGAATGATGTGGTCCAGAAACTCCTCGACAGGATTATCTTCATAAGGATTGCAGAGGACAGAAGGATACGGCCTGATAAGGAATTAATGGAGATTGTGGCCCTCTGGAAAGAAGAAGGCAAGAGAAAATCCATAATGAGCCATCTCCTTGACCTCTTCCATGAAGTGAACGATGATTTAAACGGCGATATTTTTAAACCTCACGCATGTGAGAGAGCAGATGTTGATTCAAACCTCATTGCAGAGATTATAGAGAACCTCTATTTCCCGAAGAGCAGATACAGGTTTGACGCCATCGGCGTTGAACTCTTGGGAAGCATATATGAGCGTTATCTTGGAAGCACGATAAGGGTAACTCCGCAGAGGGTAAAGGTTGAGGAAAAGCCTGAGGTAAGAAAGGCAGGCGGCGTTTATTATACTCCGAAATACATTGTTGATTACATTGTCAAAAATACAGTCGGAAAACTCATCGAGGGCAAGACACCGAAACAGATAGAAAAGATTAAGATACTTGACCCTGCTTGCGGCTCAGGTTCTTTTTTGCTTGGCGCATATCAATACCTGCTGGATTATCATCTTGAATATTATCGTAAGCATACCAAAGAGGCACAGACACAATTCTTTGACTTTTACCATAAAGTAGGGCCGGAGGACCTGGCGCTTCCCTTACGCACAAAGGCGATGATTTTAAGAAACAACATCTTCGGAGTTGATATTGACCCGCAGGCTGTAGAGATAACAATGATGAGCCTATACCTGAAAGCCCTCGAAGGCGAGCGTGGAATGCTTCCAAAAAAGCAGCACCTTCTTCCTCCTTTGAGCAACAATATCAAATGCGGGAACAGTCTTATCGGTTATGACATATTGGATCAGGGAAATCTTTTTGACGATGAAACAAAGAGCAGGATTAATCCCTTTGACTGGAATTCAAAGTCAGTTGGGTTTGGGGAGATAATGGAGAGCGGAGGGTTCGATGTGATTATCGGCAATCCGCCGTATGTAAGAATTCAGGCAATGAAAGAATGGGCACCGGATGAAGTCGCACATTATAAACAGCATTATGTTTCAGCAAGCAAAGGGAACTATGATATTTATGTGATTTTTGTCGAGAAGGGATTAAGTCTTCTCAATCCGAAAGGCCGCTTCGGCTTTATCTTGCCGCACAAGTTTTTCCAAACTCAATATGGAGAGCCTCTGAGAGGCATCATTTCTAAAGGAAAGCATTTATCAGAGGTCGTTCATTTCGGCGATCAACAAGTATTTGAGGGTGCAACGACCTATACCTGTCTGCTTCTTCTCGATAAATCACCCACCAAAAAGTTGAATTTTGTGAAGGTTCAAGACCTGTCACTCTGGCGTGTTACTGGTCAAGCCATTAGAGGAACCATTCCTTCCGCTGATATCGGTGCATCGGAGTGGAATCTTGCGATAGGGGATGCAGCTACGATATTCAACCGTTTAAAGAAAATGCCCGTAAAACTAAAAGACATTGCAGATATATTTGTCGGGCTTCAGACGGATGCAGATGATGTGTACATCTTAGAAGAAAGACAAAGAAAAGACGGACAGGTGTTGTGTTATTCCAAGGCAACCGGACAAACCCATTGGCTTGAAGACAATCACTTGAAAATGTTTGTCAAAGGATCGTTGAATGTAAGAAGGTATGAGCTTGTTAATGTTAATAAGCGCCTAATATTTCCATACAAAATAGTTGATGGGAAATCCCAGCTTATCGATGCTGTTCAATATGGAAAGGACTTTCCATTGACGTGGCAATACTTAGTCGATAATAAACCGCTGCTCATACGGCGGAATAAAGGGAAAATTCAGCGCACTGAATGGTATGGATACGTTTATAAGAAAAATCACACGCGATTGGCAACACCTAAGCTCCTTGTGCCTTCAATTGGAACAGGTAGTTGTTTTGCAGCCGACATAAGTGGAGAATACTATTTTGTCGGGAGCGGAGGCGGTGGCGGTGGCGGCTATGGCATTTCCTTGGCAGCTACACAGAACATATCTTATTCTTATCTATTAGGTCTCCTAAACTCTGCCCTCTTAAGCAACTATTTAAAATCGATTAGTACGACTTTTAGAGGTGGCTACATTGCTCTAAATCGTCAGTACATAGAGCACCTTCCCATCCGCACCATTGACTTCAATAACCTCACTGAAAAAGCCATTCACGACAAACTCGTCTCCCTCGTTGACCGTATGCTCGACCTGCACAAAAAGAAAAACGCCCTTCCGCCGTCCTCAGAGCGCGAAAAGATAGAGCGTGAGATTGCAATTACCGATGAGAAAATTGATGATATTGTGTATGGTCTTTATGGGGTGACGGAGGAGGGAAAAAGGATAATTCAAGATTCAAGATTGAAAATTCAAAATTAA
- the aroA gene encoding 3-phosphoshikimate 1-carboxyvinyltransferase, with translation MSDRIELRRAKRLKGEIIPPPDKSISHRAVILSSLAKGRSIVRNFLRAEDTMSTVNAFRKLGVKIDEGRGQGVKGSRGQEKENDMVIHGNGIHGLKEPEDVIDCGNSGTTARLMSGILAGNQFFSVLTGDDSLRQRPMARVINPLKEMGAEISGRDGDKYLPMAIKGRKLKAIKYAMPVASAQVKSALLLAGLYADGETEISEPIKSRDHTERMLPSYGAKIKFEGFKIKVKGGQELKARNIDVPGDFSSAAFFIAATLLIPESEITIKGVGINPTRTGLLDVLETMGADIGLTDIRDVSGEPVADIYCKTAGSLRAVKIGREIMPSLIDEFPILCVLGTQADGVTEIRGAEELRFKESDRIKAMAEGLRKMGAEVKEFKDGLSIKGNANLKGASINSYGDHRIAMAFSIAALIARGKTVINGISSVNISFPGFFEILKKLTR, from the coding sequence ATGTCAGATAGGATTGAATTAAGAAGGGCAAAAAGATTAAAAGGCGAAATTATTCCTCCTCCTGATAAATCCATATCTCACAGGGCAGTCATCCTCTCCTCTTTGGCAAAAGGCAGAAGCATTGTCAGAAATTTCCTCAGGGCTGAAGATACAATGAGCACGGTTAATGCATTCAGAAAACTCGGAGTGAAGATAGATGAAGGCAGGGGTCAAGGGGTCAAGGGGTCAAGGGGTCAAGAGAAAGAAAATGACATGGTAATTCACGGCAACGGCATACATGGGTTAAAAGAACCTGAAGATGTAATCGACTGCGGCAATTCAGGCACGACAGCAAGGCTGATGTCAGGCATACTTGCAGGGAATCAGTTTTTTTCCGTGCTTACTGGAGATGATTCTTTAAGGCAAAGACCCATGGCAAGGGTTATAAATCCCCTTAAAGAGATGGGCGCAGAGATTTCCGGAAGAGACGGTGATAAATATCTTCCGATGGCAATAAAGGGACGAAAACTCAAGGCAATAAAATACGCCATGCCAGTTGCAAGCGCGCAGGTAAAATCAGCGCTGCTTCTTGCAGGCCTCTATGCGGACGGAGAAACAGAGATATCAGAGCCAATAAAATCCCGCGACCATACAGAGCGGATGCTGCCGTCTTACGGGGCAAAGATTAAATTTGAAGGGTTCAAAATAAAGGTTAAAGGCGGACAGGAATTAAAAGCAAGAAATATTGACGTGCCCGGTGATTTTTCATCCGCGGCATTTTTCATTGCCGCTACACTGCTGATACCTGAATCTGAGATAACGATAAAAGGCGTTGGCATAAATCCTACAAGAACAGGTTTGCTTGATGTATTAGAGACAATGGGCGCAGATATAGGATTGACCGACATTAGAGATGTCTCAGGAGAACCTGTGGCAGATATTTATTGTAAGACTGCGGGCAGTCTAAGAGCAGTAAAGATAGGCAGAGAGATTATGCCTTCTCTTATTGACGAGTTTCCCATACTGTGCGTTCTTGGGACTCAGGCAGACGGCGTAACGGAAATAAGAGGAGCAGAAGAATTAAGGTTTAAAGAATCCGACAGAATAAAGGCTATGGCAGAAGGGCTCAGGAAGATGGGCGCTGAAGTAAAAGAATTCAAAGACGGCTTAAGCATAAAAGGAAATGCTAATCTTAAGGGCGCATCCATAAACAGCTATGGAGACCACAGGATTGCAATGGCATTTTCAATTGCGGCATTGATTGCCCGCGGTAAAACTGTAATAAACGGCATATCGTCTGTGAATATATCATTCCCCGGATTTTTTGAGATATTGAAAAAGTTAACACGCTGA
- a CDS encoding ORF6N domain-containing protein → MIRGQKVMLDRELADLYGVETRVLNQAVRRNINRFPADFMFSLSREEIMRISQFVISSEHSKSDTLKFSKSVMVFTEQGVAMLSSVLNSERAVQVNIAIMRTFVKLREMLSSNKELAHKLTLLENRIEKHDGEIKAIFNAIRQLMAPPATKSTKIGFRREADK, encoded by the coding sequence ATGATTCGGGGCCAGAAGGTCATGCTTGATAGGGAGTTGGCTGACCTGTATGGCGTGGAAACAAGAGTTTTGAACCAAGCAGTTAGAAGAAATATCAACAGGTTTCCGGCCGACTTTATGTTTTCTTTGTCACGTGAAGAGATCATGAGGATATCACAATTTGTGATATCCTCCGAGCATTCTAAGAGCGATACGCTGAAGTTCTCCAAAAGTGTGATGGTCTTCACCGAACAGGGTGTAGCAATGCTATCCAGTGTTCTTAACAGCGAAAGAGCAGTTCAGGTGAACATAGCCATTATGAGGACTTTTGTGAAGCTTCGTGAAATGCTTTCTTCAAACAAGGAACTTGCTCATAAGTTGACGTTGCTTGAAAACAGGATTGAAAAGCATGATGGGGAGATAAAAGCGATTTTCAACGCAATCCGTCAACTCATGGCGCCTCCGGCGACAAAGAGCACTAAAATCGGCTTTCGGAGAGAGGCTGACAAATAG
- a CDS encoding P-II family nitrogen regulator, translating into MKLIIAIIKTTSAEKVIKDLEHIGIKNISLSEVKGIGEQVEAFKQYAVHKRLEIIVPQEKAAEVSDIILKNAHTGLAGDGIIAVCPVDHLIKIRTMEKIK; encoded by the coding sequence ATGAAATTAATTATAGCGATTATAAAGACAACATCCGCAGAAAAGGTTATAAAAGACCTTGAACATATCGGCATTAAAAACATATCTCTTTCAGAGGTCAAAGGCATAGGTGAACAGGTTGAAGCATTCAAACAGTATGCCGTTCACAAGAGGCTTGAGATTATTGTTCCGCAGGAAAAGGCCGCCGAAGTCTCGGATATAATTCTAAAAAATGCCCATACAGGGCTTGCAGGCGACGGCATAATAGCTGTCTGCCCTGTTGACCATCTCATAAAAATAAGGACTATGGAGAAGATAAAATAA
- a CDS encoding prephenate dehydrogenase/arogenate dehydrogenase family protein produces the protein MKDIKFNKVTIIGVGLIGASFALAMKKRGLCSHITGCGRRENNLKIAMEMKIIDSFEVDASKACADSDLVLFAIPVGCFTETAKRINGSFKKGAIVTDVGSVKGKLVRYMEALMPEGVSFVGGHPIAGSDRTGIATATADLFSGARCILTPTEKTDKAALKKITALWESLGAAVSAMDAEEHDRIYAAVSHLPHIIAYAIVNTVADINSSYLGYAGNGFKDTTRIAASSPELWRDISLMNRENILEFIELFKKNLDGLSGYLKKSDSEAIEKEFKKARALREDVR, from the coding sequence ATGAAGGATATAAAGTTCAATAAAGTCACTATTATCGGCGTGGGCTTAATCGGCGCATCATTTGCCCTTGCCATGAAGAAAAGAGGGCTATGCAGTCACATCACAGGCTGCGGCAGAAGAGAAAACAACCTCAAGATAGCAATGGAGATGAAAATAATTGATTCTTTTGAGGTTGACGCATCAAAGGCATGCGCTGACTCTGACCTCGTTTTATTCGCTATTCCTGTGGGCTGTTTTACAGAGACGGCAAAAAGAATAAACGGCTCATTTAAAAAAGGCGCAATTGTAACAGATGTCGGAAGCGTCAAAGGAAAACTTGTCAGGTATATGGAAGCCCTGATGCCTGAAGGTGTAAGTTTCGTAGGCGGGCATCCGATAGCAGGAAGCGACAGGACCGGGATAGCCACAGCAACAGCGGATTTATTTTCAGGCGCAAGGTGCATATTAACACCAACGGAAAAAACGGATAAGGCTGCTCTGAAAAAAATCACCGCATTATGGGAGTCGCTCGGCGCAGCAGTTTCTGCTATGGATGCAGAGGAGCATGACAGGATATACGCTGCCGTAAGCCACCTCCCACATATTATTGCCTATGCAATCGTCAATACAGTAGCTGACATAAACAGCTCGTATCTCGGATATGCAGGCAACGGATTTAAAGACACAACCCGGATTGCGGCGAGCTCCCCTGAACTATGGCGCGATATATCCCTGATGAACAGAGAGAATATTCTTGAGTTCATAGAGCTTTTTAAAAAAAATCTCGACGGCCTCAGCGGTTACTTAAAGAAATCAGATTCTGAGGCTATTGAAAAGGAATTTAAAAAAGCCAGGGCGCTGAGGGAAGATGTCAGATAG